Proteins encoded within one genomic window of Tabrizicola piscis:
- a CDS encoding ABC transporter ATP-binding protein: MAEVTLSGLSKSFGAAKALSDVSLTIPDGAFVVLLGPTGAGKTTTLRLIAGLDRPDAGDIRIGGHSVLQDTPAQRDVAMVFQQYSLYPHLTVRENLAFPLRSPMIALPEAEIAKRVAEVAAVLHIPHKLDNKATALSGGEMQRVSIGRALVRQPRIYLMDEPLSSLDAKLRADLRIELKRIHAELGATFLYVTHDQIEAMTMATHVGVLDHGRLVQYGSPREIYENPVSAYVASRLGQPRINLLPADAFGPAPPGATQIGLRPEHIHVGEGRDATIRRVEHLGDQTRLHLTLGPHEMITLTDPHTEARPGDTLQIRPHNPLWFDASGNRIQGPTP; the protein is encoded by the coding sequence ATGGCTGAAGTCACCCTCTCCGGCCTGAGCAAATCCTTCGGCGCCGCCAAGGCCCTTAGCGATGTGTCGCTGACCATCCCCGACGGTGCCTTCGTCGTCCTCCTTGGCCCCACCGGGGCGGGCAAGACCACCACGTTGCGCCTGATCGCCGGCCTCGACCGCCCCGACGCAGGCGATATCCGCATCGGCGGCCACAGCGTCCTGCAAGACACCCCCGCCCAGCGTGACGTGGCGATGGTCTTCCAGCAATACTCGCTTTACCCCCACCTCACCGTGCGCGAAAACCTCGCCTTCCCGCTCCGCTCCCCCATGATCGCCCTCCCGGAAGCCGAGATTGCCAAGCGCGTGGCCGAGGTGGCCGCAGTGCTGCACATCCCCCACAAGCTCGACAACAAGGCCACCGCCCTGTCAGGGGGTGAGATGCAGCGCGTCTCCATCGGCCGGGCGCTGGTGCGGCAACCCCGCATCTACCTGATGGACGAACCCCTCAGCAGCCTCGATGCCAAACTCCGCGCCGACCTGCGGATCGAACTCAAGCGCATCCACGCCGAGCTTGGGGCAACCTTCCTTTACGTCACCCATGACCAGATCGAGGCGATGACCATGGCCACCCATGTCGGCGTTCTCGACCACGGCCGCCTTGTCCAATACGGCTCGCCGAGGGAGATCTACGAAAACCCCGTCTCCGCCTATGTCGCCTCCCGCCTCGGCCAGCCGCGCATCAACCTCCTGCCCGCCGACGCCTTCGGCCCAGCGCCGCCCGGTGCCACCCAGATCGGCCTGCGCCCCGAACATATCCACGTCGGTGAAGGCCGCGACGCCACCATCCGCCGCGTCGAACACCTTGGCGACCAGACCCGCCTGCACCTCACCCTCGGCCCGCATGAGATGATCACCCTCACCGATCCGCATACCGAGGCCCGCCCCGGCGACACCCTTCAGATCCGCCCGCACAACCCGCTCTGGTTTGACGCCAGCGGCAACCGCATCCAGGGACCAACCCCATGA
- a CDS encoding ABC transporter ATP-binding protein — MAEIVIRNLRKEFGAFTAVRGSSFTIRDGEFFMLLGPSGCGKTTTLRMIAGLELPTSGEILIDGEDVSQKPASQRDIAMVFQMFALYPHMNVRKNISYPLVSQGMPKAQVQAKVAEVARILGIADILDKPVGGLSGGDRQRVALGRAIVRNPKAFMMDEPLGALDAEFREHMSEELRALHDRMKATTVYVTHDQLEAMQMGDKIVVMNHGVVEQFGTPQDIYDHPATLFVADFIGSPSMNFLRFEGVAAAGATSVQLGEVPMSLPELQEPAAGKLVLGVRPEHVGLTDNSPYRGRVEATEYLGTTQIVTLSTPNGVVKARAPATQSVKLGEAVGLTLNPRTLSLFDATTGRAFRTAANAGVHHG; from the coding sequence ATGGCCGAAATCGTCATCCGCAACCTGCGCAAGGAATTCGGCGCGTTCACGGCGGTGAGGGGGTCGTCCTTCACCATCAGGGACGGCGAATTCTTCATGCTGCTCGGCCCGTCCGGCTGCGGCAAGACCACAACCTTGCGCATGATCGCCGGGCTGGAACTGCCCACCTCGGGCGAGATCCTGATCGACGGTGAGGATGTCAGCCAGAAACCCGCCAGCCAGCGCGACATTGCGATGGTGTTCCAGATGTTCGCGCTTTACCCGCATATGAACGTGCGGAAAAACATCAGCTATCCCCTCGTCAGCCAGGGCATGCCGAAGGCGCAGGTGCAGGCCAAGGTGGCCGAGGTGGCGCGCATCCTTGGCATTGCCGACATCCTCGACAAACCGGTCGGTGGCCTCTCTGGCGGCGACCGTCAGCGGGTGGCGCTTGGCCGGGCGATCGTCAGAAACCCGAAGGCCTTCATGATGGACGAACCCCTTGGCGCGCTGGACGCGGAGTTTCGCGAACACATGTCCGAAGAACTCCGCGCGCTGCACGACCGGATGAAGGCGACCACCGTCTATGTCACCCATGACCAGCTTGAGGCGATGCAGATGGGCGACAAGATCGTGGTGATGAACCACGGCGTCGTCGAGCAATTCGGCACGCCGCAGGATATCTATGACCACCCCGCCACCCTGTTCGTGGCAGATTTCATCGGCAGCCCGTCGATGAACTTCCTGCGCTTCGAAGGTGTGGCGGCGGCGGGGGCGACCAGCGTGCAACTGGGCGAGGTGCCAATGTCCCTCCCCGAACTGCAAGAACCCGCCGCGGGCAAGCTCGTCCTCGGCGTGCGGCCCGAACATGTGGGGCTGACCGACAACAGCCCCTATCGCGGGCGGGTGGAGGCGACGGAATATCTGGGCACCACCCAGATCGTCACCCTGTCCACCCCAAACGGCGTGGTAAAGGCCCGCGCGCCGGCAACGCAGTCCGTCAAGCTGGGTGAGGCTGTTGGCCTGACCCTCAACCCCCGTACGCTGTCCTTGTTTGACGCCACCACCGGCCGCGCTTTCCGCACTGCCGCCAATGCCGGGGTTCATCATGGCTGA
- a CDS encoding carbohydrate ABC transporter permease, with protein MSAYSVTEPSKLSKWVAGALVVAYTVITLLPLVWIISTGFKTGPDSISYPPKVLFSPSIEGYVNLFTDRTRATPEQLATMPPPDNFVDEIVQRRGEVVTGPSRFGERFLNSVIIGFGSTALSIFLGTLAAYAFSRFKVPLKDDLLFFILSTRMMPPIAVAIPIFLMYRQLGLSDTHLGMILLYTGVNISLAVWLLKGFIDEIPREYEEAALIDGYTRFQAFRKVVLPQAATGIASTAIFCLIFAWNEYAFAVLLTSGNAQTAPPFIPTIIGVGGQDWPAVAAGATLFLLPVMIFTILLRKHLLRGITFGAVRK; from the coding sequence ATGAGCGCCTATTCCGTCACCGAACCATCGAAGCTTTCGAAATGGGTCGCGGGTGCCTTGGTCGTGGCCTACACGGTCATCACCCTTTTGCCGCTGGTCTGGATCATCTCCACCGGGTTCAAGACCGGGCCGGACAGTATCAGCTATCCGCCAAAGGTGCTCTTCTCGCCCTCGATCGAAGGCTATGTGAACCTCTTCACCGACCGCACCCGCGCCACGCCGGAACAATTGGCGACAATGCCCCCGCCCGACAATTTCGTCGACGAAATCGTCCAGCGCCGGGGCGAGGTTGTCACTGGCCCCTCGCGCTTTGGCGAGCGGTTCCTGAATTCCGTCATCATCGGCTTTGGGTCCACCGCGCTGTCGATCTTCCTTGGCACGCTGGCCGCTTATGCCTTCAGCCGCTTCAAGGTGCCGCTCAAGGATGACCTTCTGTTCTTCATCCTTTCCACCCGGATGATGCCCCCCATCGCTGTCGCGATCCCGATCTTCCTGATGTACCGCCAGCTTGGCCTTTCGGACACGCATCTTGGCATGATCCTGCTTTATACCGGGGTGAACATCTCGCTTGCCGTGTGGCTGCTGAAAGGCTTCATCGACGAGATTCCCCGCGAATATGAAGAGGCCGCCCTGATCGACGGCTACACCCGGTTTCAGGCCTTCCGCAAAGTCGTGCTGCCTCAGGCCGCCACCGGCATCGCCTCCACCGCGATCTTCTGCCTGATCTTTGCGTGGAACGAATACGCCTTCGCGGTCCTCCTCACCTCGGGCAACGCCCAGACTGCGCCCCCGTTCATCCCCACTATCATCGGCGTTGGCGGTCAGGACTGGCCCGCCGTGGCCGCAGGGGCAACGCTGTTCCTCCTGCCCGTCATGATCTTCACGATCCTCCTCCGCAAACATCTTCTGCGCGGTATCACGTTCGGAGCGGTGCGCAAATGA
- a CDS encoding carbohydrate ABC transporter permease, with protein sequence MSDTPADRLARATPPTLARKVRGLSDRTIAWIFVAPTILLLLAINIFPLIWTIRLSFTNYRANRPNEPVEWVGLRNYERILTDPDIWQTMQATAHFLFWTLVLQVLIGFTLAWLINRKFRGNDLMTTLIVIPMMLSPAVVGNFWTFLYQPQIGLINYAVEFVTGIPASSFTMLGSVTLAPWAIVIVDTWMWTPFVMLICLAGLRSIPDYIYEAAEVDRASKWRQFWTMTVPMVLPFLMLAVLFRGIENFKMFDLVVLLTGGGPGDTTLLSSIELKREAFEKWRTGYSSAYAIILFVTVFGLASIYVKALNKVKER encoded by the coding sequence ATGTCCGACACCCCAGCCGACCGCCTTGCCCGCGCCACACCGCCCACCCTTGCCCGCAAGGTGCGGGGCCTTTCGGACCGCACCATCGCCTGGATCTTCGTTGCCCCCACCATCCTCCTCCTCCTTGCGATCAACATCTTCCCGCTGATCTGGACCATCCGGCTGTCCTTCACCAACTACCGCGCCAACCGCCCGAACGAGCCTGTCGAATGGGTCGGCCTGCGCAATTACGAACGCATCCTGACCGACCCCGACATCTGGCAGACGATGCAGGCCACCGCGCATTTCCTGTTCTGGACGCTGGTGCTGCAGGTGCTGATCGGCTTCACCCTCGCCTGGCTGATCAACCGCAAGTTCCGCGGCAATGACCTGATGACCACCCTCATCGTGATCCCGATGATGCTGTCGCCCGCCGTGGTGGGCAACTTCTGGACCTTCCTGTACCAGCCGCAGATCGGCCTCATCAACTACGCGGTCGAATTCGTGACCGGCATCCCCGCCTCATCCTTCACCATGCTGGGCTCCGTCACCCTCGCGCCATGGGCCATCGTCATCGTCGACACCTGGATGTGGACGCCCTTCGTGATGCTGATCTGCCTTGCGGGCCTGCGGTCGATCCCCGACTACATCTACGAGGCGGCCGAGGTCGACCGCGCCTCGAAGTGGCGGCAGTTCTGGACGATGACCGTCCCGATGGTCCTGCCCTTCCTGATGCTCGCCGTCCTGTTCCGCGGGATCGAGAACTTCAAGATGTTCGACCTCGTGGTCCTGCTGACCGGCGGCGGCCCGGGTGACACCACGCTTCTGTCCTCGATCGAGTTGAAGCGCGAAGCGTTCGAGAAATGGCGCACCGGCTATTCCTCGGCCTACGCGATCATCCTGTTCGTCACGGTCTTCGGCCTGGCCTCGATCTACGTCAAGGCGCTGAACAAGGTGAAGGAGCGGTGA
- a CDS encoding ABC transporter substrate-binding protein codes for MKRTTLAASAALALVWAAQANAQTTELTLCWAAWDPANALVELSKDFEAQSGIKMNFEFVPWPNFADRMLNELNSGGKLCDLMIGDSQWIGAGAESGHYVKLNDFFDANAISMDAFVPATVTGYSEWPKGTPNYWSLPAFGDVVGWTYRKDWFERPEIATAFKEKTGRDLTPPATFAELKEVAEFFQGREIDGKTVYGASIYTERGSEGITMGVMDVLYSFGFKYENPDKPYDMAGFVNSPGAVAGLEFYKSLYDCCTPPGMSNAYMGEGIDAYKSGQVAMQMNFAFTWPGFEVDPNVGGGKTGYLVNPAGPDGERFAQLGGQGISVVSYSEKQDAALEYIKWFAQAEVQQKWWSMGGFSCLRAVVEDPAFASSQPYAQTFLDSMAIVKDFWAEPSYATLLADSQKRFHDYVVAGTGTAQEALDGLVADWTVTFEDDGKL; via the coding sequence ATGAAACGGACAACACTGGCCGCATCCGCGGCGCTTGCATTGGTCTGGGCTGCCCAGGCCAATGCCCAGACCACCGAACTGACGCTGTGCTGGGCCGCCTGGGACCCGGCGAACGCGCTTGTCGAACTGTCCAAGGACTTCGAAGCGCAGTCGGGCATCAAGATGAATTTCGAATTCGTCCCATGGCCCAACTTCGCTGACCGGATGCTGAACGAACTGAACTCGGGCGGCAAACTGTGCGACCTGATGATCGGCGACAGCCAGTGGATCGGTGCGGGCGCGGAATCGGGCCACTATGTCAAGCTGAACGATTTCTTCGACGCCAATGCCATCTCGATGGATGCCTTCGTTCCGGCCACCGTGACCGGCTATTCCGAATGGCCGAAGGGCACGCCGAACTACTGGTCGCTGCCCGCCTTCGGTGACGTCGTCGGCTGGACCTACCGCAAGGACTGGTTCGAACGCCCGGAAATCGCCACTGCCTTCAAGGAAAAGACCGGACGCGACCTGACGCCCCCCGCCACCTTCGCCGAACTGAAAGAGGTGGCCGAATTCTTCCAAGGCCGCGAGATTGACGGCAAAACGGTCTACGGTGCGTCGATCTACACCGAACGCGGGTCCGAAGGCATCACGATGGGCGTGATGGACGTCCTCTACTCCTTCGGCTTCAAATACGAAAACCCCGACAAACCCTATGACATGGCGGGCTTCGTCAATTCGCCGGGTGCCGTCGCGGGGCTGGAGTTCTACAAGTCGCTTTACGACTGCTGCACCCCGCCGGGCATGTCGAACGCCTATATGGGCGAAGGCATCGACGCCTACAAATCCGGTCAGGTCGCGATGCAGATGAACTTCGCCTTCACCTGGCCGGGGTTCGAGGTTGACCCCAACGTCGGCGGCGGCAAGACCGGCTATCTGGTGAACCCCGCGGGCCCCGACGGCGAACGTTTTGCCCAGCTTGGTGGTCAGGGCATTTCGGTGGTGTCCTACAGCGAAAAGCAGGATGCGGCGCTGGAATACATCAAGTGGTTCGCACAGGCCGAGGTGCAGCAGAAGTGGTGGTCGATGGGCGGCTTCTCCTGCCTGCGCGCCGTGGTGGAAGACCCCGCCTTCGCCTCCAGCCAGCCCTATGCGCAGACCTTCCTCGACTCGATGGCCATCGTGAAGGACTTCTGGGCCGAACCCAGCTACGCGACCCTCCTCGCGGACAGCCAGAAGCGCTTCCACGACTATGTCGTTGCCGGCACTGGCACCGCACAAGAGGCGCTGGACGGCCTGGTCGCCGACTGGACCGTCACGTTCGAGGATGACGGCAAGCTCTGA
- a CDS encoding LacI family DNA-binding transcriptional regulator yields MRPTVNDIAREAGVSLATVDRVLNARPGVRDKTIRAVNDAISKLGYVRDLTAANLARSRNYRMAVVLPDTESQFVQTLASALTDAGSIAATARIELSLHRFPAEDPHALAALLTGLPGRGYAGVALMAPETPVLRDAIRGLRAKGMPVVALVSDLPNTGRDHFIGIDNRAAGRTAGVLMGRFLGGTPAEVLVLGHSLLARDMIERRRGFDEVMLRDFPGIEVLPSLETHGSSQTLRQVVAERLANAPNIKGIYAMGDGHRALSQVIGDMGLSGKLLVICHELTPHVRQALEAGEITAVITQNLGHLARSTLRVLRAKADNLPLDVGQEQIRIEIVLRENLPGTPDLAADSGLDPAGTTDNAAA; encoded by the coding sequence GTGCGGCCAACCGTCAACGACATCGCGCGTGAGGCAGGCGTCAGCCTTGCCACCGTGGACCGGGTGCTGAACGCCCGCCCCGGCGTGCGGGACAAGACCATCCGCGCGGTGAATGACGCTATCTCGAAGCTGGGCTATGTCCGCGACCTGACCGCCGCCAACCTTGCCCGCAGCCGCAACTACCGCATGGCCGTGGTCCTTCCCGATACAGAAAGCCAGTTTGTTCAAACCCTGGCAAGCGCGCTGACGGATGCCGGGTCCATCGCCGCCACCGCGCGGATCGAACTTAGCCTGCATCGCTTTCCAGCCGAAGATCCGCATGCGCTGGCCGCACTCCTCACCGGTCTGCCCGGGCGCGGCTATGCCGGGGTTGCGCTGATGGCCCCCGAAACCCCCGTCCTGCGCGATGCGATCCGGGGCCTGCGCGCCAAGGGCATGCCCGTGGTGGCGCTGGTGTCAGACCTGCCCAATACCGGGCGCGACCATTTCATCGGCATCGACAACCGCGCTGCCGGGCGCACTGCCGGGGTGCTCATGGGCCGCTTCCTTGGCGGCACCCCGGCCGAGGTGCTGGTGCTTGGCCATTCGCTGCTGGCCCGTGACATGATCGAACGCCGCCGCGGCTTTGACGAAGTGATGCTGCGCGATTTCCCGGGGATCGAGGTTTTGCCATCGCTGGAAACCCATGGCTCCAGCCAAACCTTGCGGCAGGTCGTGGCCGAACGGCTTGCCAACGCACCGAACATCAAGGGCATCTACGCCATGGGCGACGGCCACCGCGCCCTCTCGCAAGTCATTGGCGACATGGGCCTTTCCGGCAAACTTCTGGTGATCTGCCACGAGTTGACGCCCCATGTCCGCCAGGCGCTTGAAGCGGGCGAGATCACCGCCGTCATCACCCAGAACCTCGGCCACCTTGCGCGCAGCACCCTGCGTGTTCTGCGCGCCAAGGCCGACAATCTGCCGTTGGATGTCGGCCAGGAACAGATCCGAATCGAGATCGTCCTGCGCGAAAACCTTCCCGGCACCCCGGATCTGGCCGCCGACTCGGGCCTTGATCCCGCTGGCACAACGGACAACGCCGCCGCCTGA
- a CDS encoding SGNH/GDSL hydrolase family protein has product MRTLLLFGDSNTHGTLPVRALGQSGRFAREDRWSTRLARLLPGWEVIAEGHPGRTTLHDDPVEGAHRNGLTVLPALLESHRPADVVLLMLGTNDLKERFSVNAGDIALSLERLVRVILASGCGPEGGAPGVLLVAPPPIEEVGCLAGMFAGGAAKSRALAAEVQEAAGRLGVPFLDAGKVVQVSPIDGIHYGPEANPALAEAFAAAIHQHFPG; this is encoded by the coding sequence ATGAGGACGCTTCTGCTTTTTGGCGACAGCAACACGCATGGCACGTTGCCGGTTCGCGCGCTTGGTCAATCGGGCCGCTTTGCTCGTGAGGACCGTTGGTCCACGCGGCTGGCGCGGCTGTTGCCGGGGTGGGAGGTGATTGCCGAAGGGCATCCGGGCCGCACGACCTTGCACGACGACCCGGTGGAAGGCGCGCATCGCAACGGGCTGACGGTGTTGCCGGCCCTGCTGGAAAGCCACCGACCCGCGGACGTAGTGCTGCTGATGCTGGGGACGAATGACCTGAAGGAACGGTTTTCGGTCAATGCAGGCGACATCGCCCTGTCGCTGGAGCGGTTGGTTCGGGTGATCCTCGCCTCAGGCTGCGGACCGGAGGGGGGAGCGCCCGGTGTGCTGCTGGTGGCGCCGCCGCCGATTGAGGAGGTGGGCTGTCTGGCGGGCATGTTTGCAGGCGGGGCGGCGAAGTCGCGGGCGCTGGCGGCCGAGGTGCAGGAAGCGGCGGGCCGGTTGGGGGTGCCGTTCCTTGATGCGGGCAAGGTGGTGCAGGTGTCGCCGATCGACGGCATCCACTACGGCCCCGAAGCAAACCCCGCGCTGGCCGAGGCGTTTGCGGCGGCGATCCACCAGCATTTTCCGGGGTAG
- a CDS encoding aromatic ring-hydroxylating oxygenase subunit alpha yields MTRHDPALSTPAQSALDALRANVAVPFERARAMPKAVYTSPEFAEAEARHIFAAEWLCAGRADALPNPGDYLTMQIAGEPVIILRDREGVLRGMSNVCRHRMSTLLEGRGNVRSIVCPYHAWTYNLDGSLRGAPAMARNEGFCKDDVTLPTVRVADWLGWIMVTLNPDAPNPADQLAGVERLVGHLPMRDYREVFREEFRWNTNWKVLAENFMESYHLPVCHAGTIGGASDLNQMECPEGEAAFNYHWIIKNDLVPLALAHPSNTVLQGDDRRITWLLAIYPALLVTLTPGYFWYLCLTPDGPGAVNVLFGGGMSADWCADPKADQHFAAVKALLDDVNVEDKGCVERVWKGLCAGMSGPGSLSHLERPNYDFARYIAGRMP; encoded by the coding sequence ATGACCCGTCATGATCCGGCCCTTTCCACCCCGGCGCAAAGCGCGCTGGACGCGTTGCGCGCCAATGTCGCGGTGCCGTTCGAGCGGGCGCGGGCGATGCCGAAGGCCGTCTACACCTCACCCGAGTTTGCCGAGGCCGAGGCGCGCCATATCTTTGCGGCGGAATGGCTGTGTGCCGGGCGCGCGGATGCGCTGCCGAACCCCGGCGATTACCTGACCATGCAGATCGCGGGGGAGCCGGTGATCATCCTGCGCGACCGCGAGGGGGTGTTGCGCGGCATGTCCAACGTCTGCCGCCACCGGATGAGCACCCTGCTGGAGGGGCGGGGGAATGTGCGGTCCATCGTCTGCCCGTATCATGCCTGGACCTACAATCTCGACGGCAGCTTGCGAGGCGCGCCCGCGATGGCGCGGAATGAGGGGTTCTGCAAGGACGATGTCACCTTGCCTACGGTCCGGGTGGCGGATTGGCTGGGCTGGATCATGGTGACGCTGAACCCGGATGCGCCGAACCCCGCGGACCAGCTGGCGGGGGTGGAGCGGTTGGTTGGGCACTTGCCGATGCGGGACTACCGCGAGGTGTTCCGAGAGGAGTTTCGCTGGAACACCAACTGGAAGGTGCTGGCCGAGAATTTCATGGAAAGCTACCACCTGCCAGTCTGTCATGCGGGGACGATTGGCGGGGCAAGCGATCTGAACCAGATGGAATGTCCGGAAGGCGAGGCGGCGTTCAACTATCACTGGATCATCAAGAATGATCTGGTGCCCTTGGCGCTGGCGCATCCGTCAAACACCGTGCTGCAAGGGGATGATCGGCGGATCACCTGGCTTCTGGCGATCTATCCGGCGCTGCTAGTCACCCTGACGCCGGGGTATTTCTGGTACCTCTGCCTGACGCCGGATGGGCCGGGGGCGGTGAACGTGCTGTTCGGCGGCGGGATGAGCGCGGATTGGTGCGCGGACCCGAAGGCCGATCAGCATTTCGCGGCGGTGAAGGCCTTGCTGGACGATGTGAACGTCGAGGACAAGGGCTGTGTCGAGCGGGTCTGGAAGGGCCTGTGCGCGGGCATGTCGGGACCGGGAAGCCTGAGCCATCTGGAGCGGCCGAATTACGACTTTGCGCGCTATATCGCGGGGCGGATGCCGTAA
- a CDS encoding sirohydrochlorin chelatase, which yields MTQVALIVAHGQPSDPGPAAAALEELAEAVGAHLPGWQVRAATLAEPGAVSRAVTGQVGAGQVGGVVFPMFMAGGWFTRVQIPARLAEAGAQGWRVLEPFGCDPAVHDLCVTIAREAGVAEVILAAHGSFKSSVPSDIARHVAERIEVEAGTKVTVGFIDQSPQLATLGGFGADAACLPFFAAEGGHVAEDIPAALGEAGFQGRILPPVGLDARVPALIAAAIARGVPVCAAACRWGR from the coding sequence ATGACACAAGTTGCCCTGATCGTGGCCCATGGCCAACCCTCGGACCCCGGCCCCGCTGCGGCGGCGCTGGAGGAGCTTGCCGAAGCGGTCGGCGCGCATCTGCCCGGCTGGCAGGTGCGGGCGGCGACGCTGGCTGAACCGGGGGCGGTTTCGCGTGCCGTGACGGGGCAGGTTGGGGCGGGGCAGGTGGGGGGCGTGGTCTTCCCGATGTTCATGGCCGGGGGCTGGTTTACGCGGGTCCAGATTCCGGCGCGGTTGGCTGAGGCCGGGGCCCAAGGCTGGCGCGTGCTGGAGCCGTTCGGCTGTGACCCCGCAGTGCATGACCTTTGCGTCACGATTGCCCGCGAGGCTGGGGTGGCGGAGGTGATCCTTGCGGCGCATGGATCGTTCAAGTCATCGGTCCCGTCGGACATTGCCCGGCATGTGGCTGAACGGATCGAGGTTGAGGCGGGGACAAAGGTGACTGTCGGGTTCATCGATCAGTCGCCGCAACTGGCAACGCTGGGCGGGTTTGGCGCGGATGCCGCCTGCCTGCCGTTCTTCGCCGCCGAGGGCGGGCATGTGGCCGAGGACATCCCCGCCGCCTTGGGCGAGGCGGGGTTTCAAGGGCGCATCCTGCCACCGGTCGGGTTGGATGCGCGGGTTCCCGCGCTGATCGCCGCGGCGATTGCGCGGGGCGTTCCGGTCTGTGCCGCGGCGTGCCGGTGGGGCAGGTAG
- a CDS encoding glutamine synthetase family protein: MTQPSPSGSTPAEAEAFLAAHPDVEAFDIILHDANGIGRGKIIRRHELLSFFNNGRHLPISILGLDICGEDVHETGLIWDQGDGDLRAWPIPGTLKPLHNTQPPRGEVFMSMYTLDGVPMTSDPRHALKRQVDALAAEGLHPAGAFELEFFLLDPERGPDGKMQPARDVLDRRSSHKTEVYSVDHLHGMLPLFSDIYAGAKKAGITAETLISEYAPGQYELTLHYRTDVMQAADDLMRLKRIVRAQARAHGVVACFMAKPNENYAGSGMHFHVSMLDGQGKNVFIEAKEGQWNPLILHALGGLKTTMAESMLVFAPHANSWRRFASQSYAPVSPTWGVNNRSVALRIPAGDIKARRIEHRPAGVDANPYLVAATVLAGIRHGMQHKIDPGPETTGNGYEDESTASIPTDWRSAIEAAKASAFLKDALGDEMHRTFTAIKAAEYARVMRTVSEVDFDLYLHTV, from the coding sequence ATGACCCAACCCAGCCCCTCCGGTTCCACCCCAGCCGAGGCGGAAGCCTTCCTCGCCGCCCATCCCGACGTCGAGGCCTTTGACATAATCCTGCATGACGCCAATGGCATTGGCCGGGGAAAGATCATCCGCCGGCATGAGCTGTTGTCCTTTTTCAACAACGGCCGCCATCTGCCGATCTCGATCCTTGGCCTTGATATCTGTGGCGAGGATGTCCACGAAACCGGCCTGATCTGGGATCAGGGCGACGGCGATCTGCGCGCATGGCCGATCCCCGGCACGCTGAAACCCCTGCACAACACCCAGCCGCCCCGCGGTGAGGTGTTCATGTCCATGTACACCCTTGACGGCGTGCCCATGACCTCGGACCCGCGCCACGCGCTGAAGCGGCAGGTCGATGCCCTTGCCGCCGAAGGCCTGCACCCGGCAGGCGCGTTCGAGCTGGAGTTCTTCCTGCTGGATCCCGAACGCGGCCCCGACGGCAAGATGCAACCCGCCCGCGACGTGCTTGACCGCCGCTCCTCCCACAAGACCGAAGTTTACTCCGTCGACCATCTCCACGGGATGCTGCCGCTGTTCTCCGACATCTACGCCGGGGCCAAAAAGGCCGGCATCACGGCTGAAACCCTGATCAGCGAATACGCCCCCGGCCAGTACGAACTGACGCTGCACTACCGGACCGATGTGATGCAGGCCGCCGATGACCTGATGCGCCTCAAGCGCATCGTCCGCGCCCAGGCCCGGGCGCATGGCGTCGTCGCCTGCTTCATGGCCAAGCCCAATGAAAACTACGCCGGGTCCGGGATGCACTTCCACGTCTCCATGCTGGACGGTCAGGGCAAGAACGTCTTCATCGAAGCGAAAGAGGGTCAGTGGAATCCCCTCATCCTCCACGCCCTCGGCGGCCTGAAAACCACGATGGCAGAATCGATGCTGGTCTTTGCCCCGCACGCCAACTCCTGGCGCCGCTTCGCCAGCCAATCCTACGCGCCGGTCAGCCCGACGTGGGGGGTCAACAACCGGTCGGTCGCACTGCGCATCCCGGCGGGCGACATCAAGGCCCGCCGCATCGAACACCGACCCGCCGGCGTGGACGCCAACCCCTACCTTGTCGCCGCGACGGTCCTTGCCGGCATCCGCCACGGGATGCAGCACAAGATCGACCCCGGCCCGGAAACCACCGGCAACGGGTATGAGGATGAAAGCACCGCCAGCATCCCCACCGACTGGCGCTCGGCGATCGAGGCGGCGAAGGCATCTGCCTTCCTGAAGGACGCTCTGGGTGACGAAATGCACCGCACCTTCACCGCCATCAAGGCCGCGGAATATGCCCGGGTGATGCGCACCGTCAGCGAGGTGGACTTCGACCTCTACCTGCACACGGTCTAA